The Ovis aries strain OAR_USU_Benz2616 breed Rambouillet chromosome 2, ARS-UI_Ramb_v3.0, whole genome shotgun sequence nucleotide sequence GAAAGCCATGGCGGCTGCTCTGGTCCTCGATGGGGAATCCACCATGGGGCgcaggaaaaagaagaggaaagagtccCGCCCAGAATCTATCATCATCTACCGGTCAGAGAGTGAGACACtggatgaggagcctggggagTCAGAAGGTGGGGATCAGCctaaagaggaggagggagatgaTTTCCTAGACTGTCCTATGGATGATGGTGAGTCTCTCTGGGGTCACCTGCTTAAAGCCACAGGGAGGAGGCCCAGTGAGGATCTTCCAGAAGCCAGACCTGACCTACTGCTTACTGATACATTTCTTCTCACGATGTTGCAGTCTTCATCCAACAAGTCAACAGTATTTACTGAGGATTTATTGTGGTTCTCTTCTAGGTAATATGGAGGAAAACTCTACTTTTTTTGAAATTCCTAGTATAATAGAAGAGACCAATTTATACACAAAAATTAGTAATAAAAGCCAACCAGGCTAACTATTTAATGCATGTAGTTGACGTTCATAATAATCAGGAAAATGTGAATTATAACATCATGAATTATAATTTTCCTTCACTATATAATATTCACTTCCTATATGGATGGCAAAAAAATTAGGTAAAAGATATTAACATCAACGTGAAGAAATGGATATACTCTCATATACCTCATGTGGAAAAGGTATCTGCTTTTGGGAAATATGTCAATATCTATTAAATTCAAAATATGCATAGCTTATGTCCTAGAAATTCTCAGTATCTACCACATGCACATGTGGATAAGGAAGCAGTTATAAAAATGTTTGTTGCTGCTAAGGAGACTTCAGGACGTCTATATTAAGTGTCATTATGCAGCAATAGACGGACGTGGTAGATCTATCTGTGTGTATGGGTCATCCCCAAGACATATGCCCATGGTGAATGGGATGAGCCGAGTCACTGCTCTCATGCCATTTACCTTCCAGTCAGGCGAAGACCGATAGCAAACAACTCAGCAAACAAAAGATGATTTCAAAAGATAATAAAAGGTAACAGTGGTACAGGGTCCAAAGACAGTAAACCTCCGTGACAGGGAGGAAGGTGACCAAGTGAGGGAAGCGGGGGAGGGCTAGACCGCACAGCCTCTCAGAGGAAGGGACATTTGCTCTTGAGGTGGCCCCATTCTGTCCCTCATCCAGCCAGGGGCTAGAAGTCCACAGGGCCTTGGGGAGCTGCCGACCAAAAGCCTTCACGTACTAAGGACCATGGATGCTTTACTTTCACGACCTGCAGCCTCACTCCCAGGCCTGCCAGAGAGTGGCtgtttggtgggggtgggagtgatgCTGCTGGTGGTGGGGATAGTGGTGGTGGTACTGGTGGAGCATCGGTGCTGGGGAATGTGTATgcggtgtgcatgtgtgtatgtgtggtgcctgtgtgtgtacacaacTTGGATATGAAGGCTGGGATGTCAACCAGTTTATGAAGAGGCCTCTCTCAGAAGTATGGGGGTAGGAATAAGGAGAGAAGAGGAGTCGGCTGCCCATCAGTATAACACGAATACACGGTGCCACCTTCACACACAGTAGctgatactcagttcagttcagtctctctgtcatgtctgactctttgtgaccccatgaatcgcagcacaccaggcctccctgtccatcaccaactcccagaattcactcagattcacgtccatcgagtgagtgatgccatccagccatctcatcctctgtcgtccccttctcctcctgccaccaatccctcccagcatcagagtcttttccaatgagtcaactcttcgcatgaggtggccaaagtactagagtttcagctttagcatcatttcttccaaagaatacccagggctgatctccttcagaatggactggttggatctccttgcagtccaagggactctcaagagtcttctccaacaccacagttcaaaagatcagttcttcggtgctcagccttcttcacagtccaactctcacatccatacatgaccactggaaaaaccatagccttgactagacagagcttagttggcaaagcaatgtctctgcttttgaatatgctatctaggttggtcataacttttcttccaaggagtaaacgtcttttaatttcatggctgcagtcaccatctgcagtgattttggagccccccaaaataaagtctgacacagtttccactgtttccccatctatttcccatgaagtgatgagactggatgccatgatcttcattttctgaatgttgagctttaggccaactttttcactgtcctctttcactttcatcaagaggctttttagttcctcttcactttctgccataagggtggtgtcatctgcatatctgaggtttttgatatttctggcaatcttgattccagcttgtgcttcttccagtccagcgtttcttatgatgcactctgcatagaagttaaataagcagggtgacaatatacagccttgatgtactccttttcctatttggaaccagtctgttgttccatgtccagttttaactgttgcttcctgacctgcatataggtttctcaagaggcaggtcaggtggtctggtattcccatctctttcagaatattgcacagtttattatgatccacacagtcaaaagctttggcatagtcaataaagcagaaatatatgttttttctggaactctcttgctttttccatgatccagcagatgttggctatttgatctctggttcctctgccttttctaaaaccagcttgaacatcaggaagttcacggttcacgtattgctgaagcctggcttggagaattttgagcattactttactaacatgtgagatgagtgcaattgtgcggcagtttgagcattctttggcattgcctttctttgggattggaatgaaaacggaccttttccattcctggggccactgctgagtttttaaaatttgctgacatgttgagtgcagcactttcacagcatcatctttcaggatttgaaagagctcaactggaattccatcacctccattagctttgttcgtagtgatgctttctaaggcccacttgacttcaccttccaggatgtctggctctagatgagtgatcacaccatcatgattatccgcgttgtgaagatcttttatgtacagttcttctgtgtattcttgccacctcttcttaatatcttccgcttctgtgaggtccataacatttctgtcctttatcgagcccatctttccatgaaatatttccttggtatctctaattttcttgaagagatctctagtctttcccattctgttgttttcctctatttctttgcattgatcgctgaagaaaggctttcttatctcttcttgctattctttggaattctgcattcagatgcttatatctttccttttctccttggcttttcgcttctcttcttttcacagctatttgtaaggcctccccagacagccattttgcttttttgcagtgTTTTCACAGCACTTACAAACCAGAAATACGATCATGCTGAAGAAGCACCTCTGGTAGAGTTCTTACTCCCTTCCATATTGTAGACATAATAGAAGCCCAGAGAAGTAGAGATAATAAAAAACAAGCTTAACCTGCTTCACAGTCGTAGCAGGGCCCTGGCAGGAGAGTTGATCACGGGAATACTCTACCTTCCCTCGAGGGAAACTCTGCTGTGAAATCACTGACTTCGTATGCTGTCAGGGACCAGAATAAAAGACCTTCTTGTATTCGGCTCCAGTCTCAGAGGCCAACACTGATGAAATGTCTGTTCTTCTGATCTTGACTTTCGCCTCTTTGTCCCCTGCAGGTGTGTGGAACGTGCCTGTGGACAGCCGCTATGTCACATTAACTGGGACCATCACCCGAGGAAAGAAAAAGGGGCAGATGGTAGACATCCATGTCACATTGACAGAGAAGGAACTGCAGGAACTCACTAAGCCCAAGGCATCGTCAAGGGAAACGACGCCTGGATGCAGAAAGGCCTGCCAGCTGGGAGCAGACCGTGGGCCACACGTGGTCCTCTGGACGTTGGTCTGCCTGCCTGTggttttcctcctctcctttgtgGTCTCTTTCTACTATGGCACCATCACTTGGTACAACATCTTTCTCGTGTACAACGAGGAGAGGACCTTCTGGCACAAGATCTCCTGTTGCCCCTGCCTCATCCTCTTCTATCCAGTGCTCATCATGGCCATGGCCTCTTCCCTGGGCCTCTACGCGGCCGTGGTCCAGCTCTCATggtcctgggaagcctggtggcaaGCTGCCCGGGACATGGAGAAAGGCTTCTGTGGTTGGCTATGCAGTAAGCTGGGTCTGGAAGACTGTTCTCCCTATAGCATTGTGGAGTTGCTTGAATCAGACAATATCTCAGGCAATCTGTCCAACAAGGATGCCACCCAGGAGGTAGAAACATCCACTGTCTAAATTCCCaatgacttacttcattctctGGTCTTAGTAGCCTGTTTATCATCCTCCAATTCCAGAATACTCcttgtttaaatttttccttctctccccactATACACTGTTCTTCTGGAAAATTTTAGCCCGCACTTATCtgtcctaccatcttgttggtttccaggagggcaggaaacagaaaagcaattTGTGCCCAAATAGtccaggcaatggcaccccactccagtactcttgcctggaaaaccccagggatggaggagcctggtaggctgcagtccatggggtcgctaagagtcgggcacgacttgagcgacttcactttcacttttcactttcatgcattggagaaggaaatggcaactcactccagtgttcttgcctggagaatcccagggatggaggagcctagtgggctgccgtctgtggggtcgcacagagtcggacaagactgaagcgacttagcagcagcagcagcagtccatctAATGGATAAACTCTTCTTTGTTCCTTACCCTAAGATAACCCTTTATCTGGGACAAGGAAGTTCAGGTGTGCAACACTTCAGGACCTTGAAGGTATTCCTGGCGCCTGGAACCCAGGTTAGTATGTGACTAAATGTGACAGGGAGAGTAAGGAGGCTCAGGGAAGACCAAATCCACTAGTAAGATAATAGATAGTGATGGAATGAAACATATAAGAAGCAGGGTTGCTACAGTGTAGCAGAATGTAAGAATTTGTGTGTATCACTTAATTTTGATTTATATCTTAAATATAATTGAAGTCCAAATATCAGTAGTTTAAACAAGACAAGTCTGTTCTTATACAGAAGTCCGGAGgcagaccatcagggaaatggatGAAGTCATCAGAGTTCCAGGCTTTCTATTTCCCAACCTTCATCACCTTTATCCTCAGCGACCAGTGCTGACTACATCTCCAGTCATCCCATCCATGTTTCAGACAGAACAGAGGACAGGGCAGAGAAGAGCACATACACTCTTCCTAAGCTAAGGAGGTTTCCCAGGAGTCCCTCTCAACACTTCTCCTATCTCATTGGCCAGGCCTTAGTCACATGGCCTCATGAGCAAAAGAGGCTGGAAAATGTAGTCTTTTGACTGGGCAGCTGTATTCTAAATATTTGGATTCTGCTAATTtaagagacaaggaaagaatgGCTATTTTGGTAGGCAAGTAAGAGTCTCTGGCTTACAGTAATAATTTAAATACATTCAGATCCCAAACTGTGAATATAgttgtatttatgtatgtatttatttatttaagcctAAATCTTACACAGAGAACTTGTACATAGATACTAGCTACATATACTATGCATAAACCACACAGATATTAGCAACTCGTGTGTTGCAATTAAATATCTGTAATGCCATATGGTTTCAGGTGTTTTCAAAAGGAAGAGTGGAtagctgagtgcaattgtatcATGTACAAATTGTAGTAGCATAGCTTTTTTCCAGGTAGTGAAGATGGACTGGGTGATATTTAATGTACGGATGAAGGGCTGTGAAGAGAGGCATTGCATCTGTCAGACATCCCCCCCCCATCACCCAGCCCCCTGCAGGGTCAGTAACCCTAAGCAAAAGGAGATGGACTCAgctttgggtgtgtgtgtgcgctcagtcatgtccagctctacaaccctatggaccatagcccaccaggctcctctgtccatgggattttccaggcaagagtactggagcaagttgccatttcctccaggggatcttcctgacccagggactgaacctatgtcttctgtgtttcctgcactggcaggcagattctttaccactgaaccaaccacctgggaagccccagcttgGGATGGTTTGACCAAACCTCACTCAAAATTTTCTGGAGTTCATCAACAAATAGAATCTTTGCTGAGAAGCTTGGGTCTTCGTGGCTACTGAGGGTATAAACCAGATGAATCCAGACTAATACAgtctgaacttaaaaaaattcctgAGGGATccctttctaattaaaaaaaaaaaaacaaatcgtATGAGGTCATGCAGATTTTTAAAGCTTGGGTCCTTACAAGAAGAGCTGGTGTCCATGTTCTTGTTTCAGGAAGAAACTGTTGAAAGAACTGCTGTGAATCAAACCCAATGGGTCAGGTAACGCTATGCCACAGAAGGCCAGGGACATTTGTCTAATGCATGGTGCTGAATTCCACCTTCAGAGGGAAACCCACCCTTTGAAAAATAACTATCATTAGTTTGAAAAAACTCAATTCTGTCCAACATTATTGAAGATAACTTTGGTGCTGTTTGGTGGTTTTGCAGAGAGATAAGCAATTGAAGATAATAAAATCTAATTAACGTTTGTTCACTTTGTCTCTGAGTCTCTCCAACATTGCTTTGAACACTATAGTTTTCAGAAAAAGAGTGAGCATGGTGACTGTTTTATAGGTGTGTAATGGTCTTAATATGGGTCCTTAATATCTTGACTCTTCCCACCTACCACCAATTTGTGAGGCTTCTGTTTTGGTGGACTCTTCCAACAGATCACAGATTTACCTAAGCCTACATTAGGAAGTTGCAGCTTTATTTGCCACATTTTTTTCAGAGGTTAAGGAAACCAGTGGGCAAGGCCCAAAGCAGTCATGATTAGGACAAAGGTAAGATGTCCCTGCGGGATGGAGGAGGGTGGGGTTAGGGTAAGGAACAAGGGATACCTAGATAAAGTAGATGTAGCCCTCACCCTAGTTGAGCTCGCCAGCTAGCAGAACCCATAGGTTcataaaatcatttcaaaaggGCTCTGAGAGAGATATGGGAAAGTCTAAACTAGAGGAAGGAAAACCTCACCAAACAGACCCAAAGCAATCTCATCTCAGCTGTTAGCAAATGCCTAGAGAATTTTAGAGGAGAAACGAGAGACTTAAATGCCATATTTGAACATTCTGTTAGCTCATAGTTACATAATCTCCGGTATATATCAGGAAGGAGGACTATGCTTTCCAGTTGCTTTGCCGCTATAATATACTGAACTGGGTAAACTATTTGATCCAGTATAATAATATCAATGTtgccaagtgtttttttttttttgggcgggggagggggtgaggggggcacgcagcatgtaggattttagttccctgaccaggaatcgaactgtgccccctgcattggaagcacggagtttatttttattttaactggaggctaattactttacaatattgtggtggtttttgccatacattcacatgaatcagccatgggtgtacatgtgttccccatcctgaacccccctcccacctccctccccattccatccctcagggtcatcccaaagcacagccctgagcaccctgtctcattcatcgaacttggactggcgatctatttcacatatgatattatacatgtttcagtgctattctctcaaatcatcccaccctagccttctcccacagagttcaaaagtctgttctttgctcctgctaagtcacttcagtcatgtccaactctgtgcaaccccatagacggcagcccaccaggctcccccgtccctgggattctccaggcaagaacactggagtgggttgccatttccttctccaatgcatgaaagtgaaaagtgaaaaaagtgaagtcgctcagtcgtatccaacttgtagcgaccccatggactgcagccttccaggctcctctgtccatgggattttccaggcaagagtactggagtggggtgccattgccttctccagtctgttctttacatgtgtctcttttgctgtctcgcatatagggtcatcgttaccatctttctacattccatatatatgcattaatatactgtattggtgtttttctttctgactgacttcactctgtataataggctccagtttcatccacctcattagaactgattcaaatgcattcttttaaaggctgaataatattccattgtgtatatgtaccacagctttcctatccattcatctgccgatggacatctaggttgtggaagtgtggagttttaaccactggaccaccaggaagtctccCAAGCCATCTAGTCCATCAACATTAAGTTGCCatccttcatttcagttcaagTCCAGGGGGAACAAAATCTCCTTGGATTATGATTATCCATGGTTTCCAATGAAACAAGGTTCtaaatctttaaaagaattaattttagaTCACTTGATTCATTGCATCATTGAGGGCCATCCAGGGCTTAAGTTTTACAGTGTTTTAAAAGATTAGTGGCCAAAATCAGAAATTTCCTCCTCTTTAATTACTAACATAAGCTTGTTGAAATACTTCAAGGCCCAAGATGGCGCCACTCCTGCCTAGGTGCCATACCAGCGAACCAAAATTTTAGTTCACTTTTGTATCCCTTTAAATGCTCTGCTTGACCAGAAACATGGTACAATTGTCCCTAGCATCAGTGGGGGATTGGATCTAGGACCTCTGGGGAGACCAAATcctgtggatgctcaagtcccttataaaaATGAGAGTAGAGTTGGTTCTTTACATCTGGATGCTGCATCATTGAATTCAacggaccaggggttgaacttgatccacagttggttgaacCTGTGGTTGCCCAACCCATGGATATGGTATGGTGGGCCAACTGTGTGTGTAGTCAGCCAACTCCCAGACAGCAAGCCAACTCTGGGCTCTATACTTATTTCCTTGTTCCTTCTCATTCCAAACAAGGCTTACTATGTGGCCCACAGCTAATTagctattttctattttcctcttctttgttgGTTATTATCTATCCTATAGAAGCTTCCTGCCTTTGTCCTATTTTATGGTTCTTTGAATCTGCTTCAAAAAGTGTTAAATATAATCTGTATCACTGGCATTgctttctttaatcatttttaacaagtattttatatctttctcagttcagttcaagcttccctggtggctcagacagtaaagcgtctgcctacaatgcagaggacccaggtttgatccctgggtcaggaagatcctcctggagaaggaaatggcaatccattccagtactattgcctggaaaattccatggacagaggagcctggtaggctacagtccatggggttgcaaagagtcggacacgactgagtgacttcactcactcactcagttcagttcagtcgctcagtcctgtccgactctttgcgaccccatgaatcgcagctcgccaggcctccctgtccatcaccaactcccggaattcactcagattcacgtccattgagtcagtgatgccatccagccatctcatcctctgtcatccccttctcctcctgcccccaatccctcccagcatcagagtcttttccaatgagtcaactcttcgcatgaggtggccaaagtactggagtttcagctttagcatcattccttccaaagaaatcccagggctcatctccttcagaatggactggttggatctccttgcagtccaagggactctcaagagtcttctccaacaccacaggtcaaaagcatcaattcttccacgctcagccttcttcacagttcaactctcacatccatacatgaccacaggaaaaaccatagccttgactagatggaccttagtgggcgaagtaatgtccctgcttttgaatatgctatctaggttggtcataacttttcttccaaggagtaagtgtcttttaatttcatggctgcagtcaccatctgcagtgattttggagcccccaaaataaagtctgacactgtttccccatctatttcccatgaagtgatgggaccggatgccatgatcttagttttctgaatgttgagctttacaccaactttttcactgtcctctttcactttcattaagaggctttttagttcctcttcactttctgccataagggtggtgtcatctgcatatctgaggttattgatatttctcctggcaatcttgattccagcttgtgtttcttctagtccagcgtttctca carries:
- the TMEM169 gene encoding transmembrane protein 169, whose product is MEEPAPGEGQSQLPSPHHSSLRKAMAAALVLDGESTMGRRKKKRKESRPESIIIYRSESETLDEEPGESEGGDQPKEEEGDDFLDCPMDDGVWNVPVDSRYVTLTGTITRGKKKGQMVDIHVTLTEKELQELTKPKASSRETTPGCRKACQLGADRGPHVVLWTLVCLPVVFLLSFVVSFYYGTITWYNIFLVYNEERTFWHKISCCPCLILFYPVLIMAMASSLGLYAAVVQLSWSWEAWWQAARDMEKGFCGWLCSKLGLEDCSPYSIVELLESDNISGNLSNKDATQEVETSTV